The DNA sequence GAATATTTGCTGGATTCGCTTTAAGCGCAGCCGGCGGTGTGTCGTGTATATATGGAGGTGCCGGCTTCAGCTTCGGCGCCTTGCCAAACGGCTGCGGGTTTTCCACATAATTAAAGGTTCCCTGGCAATCCATGCTGACACCCTGCGCCCAGCGGCCTTCAGCGCTCTGATTTCCTTGGGAGAAATTAAACAGCGTATAGCTGACCTGGCGCTTTTCCAATTCTTTCGGGAAAGAAACAGGAACTACGATTCCGCCTTCAGCAGCTTCTAATTCCTTAATAGCTGCTATCCATTGGTTCTGGTGCATCGTATCCCTGGCAATCAGGAATGACAGCATATCCTTTACGCCTCTGTCGTTTGTAGTCTCATACAGCCTTACAGCCTGAAGACGTCCCTGCGACTCCGCATTCAGGTTGGCCCTGAAATCGGCGAGAAGATTTCCGCTCGCTATGATATAATCTGCTGTCCACCTGTTGCCTACACTGTCTGCCGGCATTGCCCCCAAGCCTGAGACGATGGCATGCTGAGGATTCATTCCGCCAAGGATGGCCGCCATGATTGGATCCTTGGCTGCATCTTCCAGATCACCAACAGGAGCACCATCAAGCAAACGGGCAATCATCGTTGCGAGCATTTCAATATGGGCTAGTTCTTCTGTGCCCGTATCCATTAGCAAGTCTTTATATTTTCCATTTCCTCTCACACTCCAGCCTTGAAAGAGATATTGAAGTGCTACAGAAATTTCACCGAATTGCCCCCCCAATACTTCCTGAAGCTTTTTAGCAAATAGGGGATCCGGCCGATCCGGCTTTGCCTGATACTGAAGCTCTTTAATATGATAAAACATAAATACCCTCCTCAAATTCCCTCTATATATCTGGAATTGTACATTCCGTGATATCAGCCCTTATATATTTATGGAATAATCAGCCAATATTGCACGTACAATGGTAATTACCCATCAAATTGGGCTGAAAAAAACTGACCCCTATTGGAATCAGTTTTTTATACTGTATAATTTTCCTTTCACCGAGAAGGAAATCCGGCCGGTTTCCTCAGAAACAACAATGACCAAAGCGTCTGTCTGTGCAGACAGCCCCATGGCAGCACGGTGCCTCGTTCCGACCTTCTTGCCTTGAAGCTCCGTATCCGCCACAGGAAGGATATTGCCTGCTGAAATGATCTTATCCTTTTCAATCAGCATGGCACCGTCATGAAGCGGGTTGCCCGGATAGAAGATCGTTTCAATCAAAATCGGGCTGACATTGGCCGTAACCGGGACGCCATTATGGAGGAATGCTGCAAGCGATTCTTCCCGCTGCACGACAATAAGGGCTCCATGCCTTTTCTCTGACAGCCTTTGGGCAGCAAGCGAAATGCCGGCATACTCTTTGCTGAACGGAGAGAGGAAGGTCTGGAGATAATAGGTTGAAGCCAGGTTCTGGGCATCTGCTACGAGCTTTTGCAGCTTTTCGAACTCTGTCAGTATACAGCAGTCCAGCTCTTTCATCGTAGTCTCGACCGTCCCCAGCTGTCCTTCTATATCGCGGAAATAGCGGGCAAGGTCACTTCTATAATGCTTTTCGCTATATTTCACGCTATCCATCCTTTTAACAGTTCTGTGTTAATGAACATATTTCCCCTGCTTGGGCACCACAAACGTTTCATGACCTTTTGTAAGCTTTTCCAGCCCTTCCGTGAGTTCTTTTCCATAAAATGGCTGACCGTGCCCCGTTAATGCCGCTTTCGGATTAAGAGCAGCCAGCTTGCGGATCGATTGTCCTGCGGTGTCCCAATCAGGTGTAAAATATGCCGGCGGCCCATGTATCTCCTTAGCCTGGCTCATTACAGCCATCAGTGACTCCTGCTTAACAGTAATAAAGGCATCGCCTGCAAGCAGAACACCGTCGTCATCCCGGAAAAAAGATACATGCCCGGGAGTATGGCCCGGGGTATGTATCCATCTCCATCCCGGGAGACCGGGCAGGGAAGCATCCTCAGGGAGTTCCTTAGCGCTCTCCCCGATATCGATCGGCCTTCTGGGATATAAAGGCGATATCAGGGCCATTAGTCCTCTCCCGACAGCAGGGTCTGCCGGCGGATAGGTTTCTTTTCCTGTCAGATACGGAAGCTCAGCTCTGTGTGCATAGACGGGAACATCCCATTTAGAAAGTATTGCCCTCAACCCGCCTATATGATCAAAATGAGCGTGTGTCATCAGGACGGCAAGAGGCCTGGATTCCCTCCCGAACATCTTCTCTGCAAACCTGATGATGAAACCGCCGGATAAAGGCACGCCTGCATCGACAAGAATCCAATCTCTTCCTTTAGGGCCCAGCCCTGTTAAAAAAGCGATATTCGCAATTGCCGTTCTATAAACGTATACATTTTCTGCAATCCTGTGTTTCTCGACATATGTTTTTTGCTGTTCCATTTCGTGCCTCCTACTGAAGAATTATTCTTACTATCCCCGTTTTTTTGTTTTTTTTCGATAGAAAGGTTTAACAGGCAGCCGGATGTGGTTTATATATAAATATTCTTTCTAGAGGTGAACCCCATGTTCAATATACTTGCAAGACAATTTGAAAACCCTAAGGGAATGCTCGGCAAGCTGGCAGGCAAAATTATGTACAGCGAAAATCGGACCATCAACAGCTGGACGGCCAAGAAGCTTAATATTAAGAACAAGGACCGCATCCTTGAAGTCGGATACGGTCCCGGTTATTGCATAAAATATATTATGAACCGATTCCGCTGTGTCTATATCGATGGAGTTGATCTCTCACCAGACATGGCAGCATCTGCGGAAAAGAGGAATAATGAATGGATAGATGAAGGAAGGGTCAGGCTGTTTACAGGAGATATACACAGCATTGCATCAGACCTGGACACCTATCATAAAATTGTTTCAATAAACAATTATCCCCTTTGGACTAAACCAAGGGAAACCCTGGGCATGCTTTATGAAATTACGGAGGCCGGCGGAGAAATTGCCATAACTGTACAGCCGCGCGAGAAAGATGCTGACACCCTTATTACAAAAAATCTGGCAAAAGTCATTGAAGCAGATCTGGCCTCTGCAGGCTACGAAGAAATACAGGCATCCTTTAAGGATGTGCAGCCTGTACTGGCTGTATGTGTGACCGCCAAAAAAGGCAGGCAATAAAAACGGCTGAAATCAAACTTCGATCGCAAGAATAAGCATACTTTTAAAAATGGAGCTCCTTCAGTGAAGGGCTCCATTTTTTCATTTCTTATATTTAGAATCACAGAATCAGCCAATAGACCAGCCCAAAGCTGATGAGCGATACCGCAGCCGATGCAAATAGTCCTGTAAGCAGCGGCATTACGCCGAGTTTGGCAAACTGTTTAAGGTCTGTCTGCAGGCCGACAGCCGCCATGACCATTATAATGACAAACTTTGAAATGCTGCTCAGCAAATCTTGGACTGCAGCTGGAAATGCTCCGAATGAATTGAGCATGCTGACAGCCAGAAACCAGACGATGAACCAGGGAAAGGCTTTTTTGAAAGAACCTGCCCGGCTGCTTTTATCTGCCGTTCCCATCAGGATAGGGAGGATGAGTATCAGCGGCAGAAGGAATATTGTCCTTCCCAGCTTGACCGTGGTCGCAACTTCCCCTGCTTCATTTCCATAAACATATCCGACTGCAATTGCAGAGGAGGTATCATGGACTGCCGTACCTGCCCATATTCCGAAAGCCTGCTCGTTCATATGAAATACATGACCGATGATCGGATATAGAAAAAAGGCAATCAGGTTGAAAAAAACGATTGTCGAGATGGCGTATGCGGTTTCATCGTCCTTTGCCCCCAGGAGACCTTTTACAGCTGAAATGGCCGTTGCTCCGCAAATGCTTGCCCCCACCCCGATCAATAGTGATAAGGTCTTACCAAGCTTCAGAAAATGCCCGAACCAAAGTGTCAGAAGTATGCCTGAGCAAACAGATACAAAAATAATGAGCAGGGATTGCCTCCCTATTTCAAAAATATCAAAAATATTCAGCCCGGCCCCGAGCAATACGACTGCGGCTTTGAGAAGCCTTTTAACCGTCAGTGTAAGCCCCTGTTCAAAAACCGGGTTTATGCCTGCTGTGTTGCGAAGGGCAGCCCCTATCAGGATGGCAAATAATATTCCGCCGACCAAAGGAAAAATGCCGCCCAGAAATTTTGCCGCTGCTGCAATCGCAATAGCCAAAATGACCCCCGGCAACCATTGCGGAAGCCTGGCGGCCGCTTGCTGTAGCCGTTCCATCTTTCTCTCACTACTCCCTGATGATAAGGCAAATTTATAGCTTCTATAAAACTGCTCTTCTCTTATTTTGTTAAAATCCACAAATAATCTTAACATAAAAGGACTCTTAGTAAAATCTGCAGGAATAGCAAGAAAATTCCGATAAAAAAGCATCAGGCCCGAAAGCCTGATGCTCCTTTTATCGGTAAATATTTTTCCGGGTTTCAAGCATACTTCGTCGATATCCAAGTCGCGTCCTTGGCGCTCGATAATCTCCCTCAGCTTTTCTTAGTTGATAAATTCCTTATCAATAAAGTTCGAGAAATCAGGTTTCTCTTTCAGGAACTTTAATGCATAAGAAGAGTCTGCAAATGCCTGGACTGTATCCTCATCCACTTCATAAGTAAAGCCAATGCGTTCCCAGGCTTTGTCTACAACTGACTTTTCCAGCTCCTGGCCAGTAACCTCTTTAATATCCTTGATTGTGATTTCCTTTGCCTGCTCTGGATTCTCTGTAATATATTTCACAGCATCCTTGTGGGCTTCGACAATCTTTTGGATAACTTCAGGATTATCTTCAATTGCTTTTCCTGATGTTACCATGACAGACGCCGGCAGGGTTTCCCCGAAAGCGACTTCATCCCAGCCGATGACAACATTAGCATCGGTTTCTTCTTCAATTACTGCAGCCCATGGTTCAGGAGCAACCGCTACATCAATCTTGCCGGATTTCAGCATATTGGCATATTGTGCCGGATTTCCAGTCAGGTGTTTCATTGTTCCGCCGATCCTTTCGGATGTGATGCCGGACTCTTCCAGGTAAGTTTCGTATTGAACATCATGTGTACATCCGACTGCAGGCGTAATATACGTTTTCCCCGCAAAATCAGCTGCTGTCTTGATGCCGCTGTCTTTACTTGCCAGAACAACTGTGCCGCCTGTAGAAGCTCCGGCAATCAGCTTAACATCTGCTCCAGTAGAATAATTATTCATCGCAGGTCCGGGACCGACCAGACCGGCATCCAAATCACCTGTTTTGAGCGCAGTCATAAACTGGCCACCATCCGCAAAAGTCTTATATTCGATCGTTGTTCCATCTCCAAGGCGCTTCTGGAAGAAGCCCTGGTCCTTTGCAACCATCGCAGGCACATGGTTGATATTCGGGAAGTAGCCGATAACGATTTTTTCTTTAGAGCCCGAGCTGTTTTCTGAGGATCCGCAGCCTGAGAGGATCCCAGCAGCTGTCAATAATGACGCCATGAAGATAAAGGCTTTCTTTTTCATTTTATTTCCCCCTATTTGTTATTTTCAAGTCCCCATCTTTCAAGTACCGATTTTTCAATACGCTGGAAAATCAGCTGGTCCACAATGGAACCAATGACCCCGATAATAATCATGACGGCGATTACAAGGCTCATGTCCCCGAAATCAGAAGCATATCTCAGCGTATACCCGAGTCCCGGACCCGTGCTGAGCAGTTCCCCTGCCATCAATGCACGCCATGCGAATGCCCATGCAAGCCTTGCCCCTGTCACGACATATGGGATTGAGGCTGGGAAGATGACTCTTGTGAACAAGTCGATCCCTGAGGAGCCCATTGTCTGTGCCGCACGAATGAACAATGGTGAAACATTCTTGATTCCGACCCTCATATTCAGGGTCATGACAAAAGTGCCGCCAAGAATGACAACAAAGATGACAGACACTTCATTTAAGCCGAACCACATGATCGCAAGCGGCAGCCAGACGATGCTCGGTACGCTTTGGAGCGCAAGGATGACGGTGCCCAGTGTTTCATCGGCCGTCTTTGATTTGGCAAGCAGAATCCCGAGGGCCGAGCCCAGCACTAGACTGATGCCAAGGCCAATAAGCAGTCTCCTGAAGCTGGCCGCAAGATCATAAAGAAGTGTTTTATCACTGATTCCTGTCACGAGTGATTGGAACACATCAGTCGGCGATGGAAGGATGGTCGGCAGCCACAGGCCCATCCTTGAGCCCAGCTCCCATAAGCCAATGACCATTGCAAAGAAGATGATTCGTTTAATTGCTGGTTTCATTGGCTAATTCCTCGCTTACGACTTTATCGATTTCCTTTTTTAGATAGCTCATAATATGATCTTCTATTTCAAGCATTTCCTTTTTATATTGGTCTCTTGGCCGGGGGAGATCCACCGTGATGTCCTGGAGGATCGTTCCCGGCTTGGTGCCCATCACTATGATGCGGTCAGAGAGCTTAATAGATTCGGAGATGCTGTGGGTCACAAAGAGAATCGTTTTCTTTGTCTCCATCCAGATCTTTTCAAGCTGCTGGTGAAGCCTTGATCTTGTTTGTTCATCTAGGGCCCCAAAGGGTTCATCCATGAGCAGGATCTCAGGATTCATGGCCAGGGCCCGCGCAATTGAGACCCTTTGCTGCATGCCGCCGGACAGTTCATGCGGATAATGGCCGGGATATTTGCCGAGCTGAACCATCTGCAGATATCTGAGTGCTGTCTCCTTAGCCGCACTCTTTGACATTTCCTTTTTCAACGGGAATGTCACATTTTCCAGTACATTCAGCCATGGAAATAATGCGGCCTGCTGGAAAACCATCCCCCTGTCCCTGCCCGGCTTTGTCACCTTCTGCTGATCGATCAGGACACTGCCGCTCGTCGCTGAGGTAAGGCCTGCCACAATATTCAGCAGTGTTGATTTACCGCAGCCGGAAGGACCGAGGATCGATATAAACTGGCCTTTTTCAATGCTCAGGTTTATATCCTTAAGCACATCTGCGGCCATGCCGTTTTTATCAAAATACTGTTTATTTACAGATTGAACATCAATAAACACAGAAAACCACCTATTCTAAGAAATCTTATTATAATACTCGGATATAGTATGTAATTATAATGTATTCACCGGGCATGTCAAGCTTTCAGAATAAATTTAAAACCCATAATAAATTAACGGCATAAACCAAGCATGGCAGAGTATTTCAGCAGCTGGAGAATGGAAAAAAATAAGCCTCCCCCTTAATCGGGAGAGGCTTTTCATTATGGCTGAAAGGCATTTTCCTTTTTGGAAGCTTTAATGAGCTTCTCGATTTCTTCAAGATTATTTTCTTCAAAAAGCTGGACGATTTTGCTTCCGACGATCACACCGTCGCAGATTTGATTCATAGCCTTGACATGTTCGGGGGTTGAGATGCCGAATCCAGCGAGCACGGGCAGCCTGCTTACACTCTTTACCTTTTGCAAATGCTCCTGAAGCTCTCCGGAAAAATCTCTCCTTGCACCCGTTGTCCCTTTGACTGTGACCGCATATAAAAAGCCATTTCCCTTTTCCGAAATTTGCTGTATCCGCTCAATCGGGCTTGTCAATGTAGCAAGCCTGATGATTTCAAGGCCGTCCCTTTCTGCATGGGGTGCAATCAGATCTTCTTCTTCAGGAGGGAGATCTGGAAGGATCAGGCCGTCTACACCAGCCTTGCTTGCTTCCATTGTAAACCGTTCGATTCCATAAGCCATGACTGGATTTACATAAGTCATGATAATGATAGGGATATGGACGATCGGCCTGATCGTTTTCAAGGTTTCAAGGACTGTTTTAAGCGTAGTCCCTTCTTTCAGCGAGCGGATTCCCGCCTTTTCGATGACCGGGCCGTCCGCTACCGGGTCCGAAAAGGGAATGCCGACTTCTACAGCTGTGGCACCGCATTTTTCAAGAAACGTGATTTTGTCCCCCAGTGTGGCAAGCCCGCCATCTCCTGCCATAATATAAGGGATAAAGGCCTTTTCCTCTTTTTCTTTCAAAAGGCGGAACACTTTTTCAATTCTATTCATCCTTCTTCCCTCCTAATCTGGCTTTCACCGTTTCTACGTCCTTGTCCCCCCGCCCTGACAGGCAGACGGCAATTCCTTCACTATTATTCATCGTCCCTGCAAGCTTTAAGGCAAAAGCTACAGCATGGGCGCTTTCGAGTGCCGGAATGATTCCTTCTAGCCTGCACAGCAGCTTAAGCGCTTCAAGAGCTTCCTCATCTGTGATAGATTCATAGACTGCCCTGCCAGTATCCTTAAGATAGCTGTGCTCAGGTCCTACTCCCGGATAATCGAGGCCTGCCGAGATGGAATGTGCTTCCTGAATCTGGCCGTCCTCATCCTGCAGCAGATACATAAGGGCTCCGTGGAGCACACCAGGTTTTCCTTTAGTCAATGATGCCGCATGGTTTCCGGTATCTACCCCAAGGCCTGCTGCTTCCACACCATACATGCGGACACTCTTGTCTTTTATGAAAGGATAAAACATCCCCATGGAATTGCTTCCCCCTCCGATGCAGGCTACAACCGCATCCGGGAGCTTTCCTTCTTTTTCAAGATACTGCTGCTTCGTTTCAGCCCCAATCACGCTTTGGAAGTCCCTAACAATCATCGGGAATGGATGGGGCCCCATCACAGAGCCGAGTATATAGTGTGTGTCTGATACATTGGCTACCCAGTAGCGCAGCGCTTCATTGACTGCGTCTTTCAATGTGCTGCTGCCTGAGCTGACACCGACGACCTTCGCTCCCAGTAGTTCCATCCTGAATACATTCAGTGCCTGCCTTCTGATATCCTCTTCCCCCATATAAATGACGCATTCAAGATTCAGCAGGGCACAGACGGTTGCAGTGGCTACGCCATGCTGCCCTGCCCCAGTTTCTGCAACGATTTTCTTCTTCCCCATGCGGACTGCCAATAAAGCCTGGCCGATCGTATTATTGATTTTATGAGCGCCGGTATGGTTTAAATCCTCCCTTTTCAGGAAAATCTTAGCCCCTCCTGCATGCTTCGTCAGGTTTTCGGCAAAATAAAGCGGCGTTTCCCGGCCAACATAGTCTTTCAGAAGACTGTTCAGTTCCTTTGTAAAGCTTTCATCCTGGAGGGCCTTTTTATATTCTTCCTCCAGTTCTGTAACTGCCTGCATAAGTGTTTCGGGCACATATCTTCCACCGTATATGCCGAAATGCCCTTTTTCATCTGGCATCGTATAGACTGCTGTCATTTTAATTCCTCCTCATTTTTGAGCGCATTTTTTGCTTCTGCTATAAATTCCGCAATCAGGGCGGGATCTTTTTTTCCGTCCTTTTCCACGCCGCTGCTGACATCAGCCATAAAAGGCGCTGCCTTACGGATTGCTTCTCTTGCATTTTCTGGATTCAAACCGCCTGCAAGGATTACTTTTTTACCGCCAAAATCCCTGCCTTCAAGAATACTCCAGTCAAAGGCGATTCCGTTCCCGCCCCTGTATTTTCCCTTTGGGCTGTCCAGGAGGATATAATCACAAGGATATTCCGCAATCCGGGCAAGATCTTCCTCGCCTTGCACACTCAGGGCTTTAATGACTGGCAGATTGATGCCTGCACAGAATTCCGGAGTCTCATCACCATGAAGCTGGACCATATCCAATCCGGCAATTTCCGCCGTTTTTTCAATTATTTCTTTGGATTCATTAACAAAGACGCCAATCTTCAGGGGCCCGCCGGGAAGCTTTGCTATTATTTCGGCCGCTTCCTCAGGCGCGATGCGGCGCCTGCTTTCGGCAAAAACAAATCCTAATGCATCGGCCCCGCTTTTGGCTGCATAAAGACCGTTCTCCAGATCAGTGATGCCGCAGATTTTCACCTTCATGGGATCCGCACCTCCTTTAAAGGAAGCTTCATGCCGCTGAGCGATGATTCAAGATCAGAGGCTTTCATGAAGGTTTCCCCGACAAGGATGCCTCCTGCCCCTGCAGAGACTGCTCTTTTAGCATCCTCGACCGTTTTCATGCCGCTTTCGCTGATCAGAAATGCACCTGATTCTCTAATTGCCGGAGCGAGGCTTTCTGTAACAGAGAGATTTACATTAAATGTCCGCAAATCACGGTTGTTAACCCCTATCAGCCTGCTGCCTGCTGCGATCGCTCTTTCTGCTTCCCCCTCATTGTGAACCTCTACCAGTACCTCAAGATCCAAACTGGAAGCATACTGGTACAGCTCATTCATCTGCCCTTCCCCAAGCGCTGCCGCGATCAACAGAATGATATCGGCCCCTGCACTTTTTGCTTTGGCAATTTGAATATTATCAATCATAAAATCCTTGCAGAGAATCGGGACATCGACAGCGCCTCTGACTGCTGCCAGGTCCTCAAAACTTCCTTTAAAAAAGGACGTGTCAGTTAATACGGAAATAGCATCGGCACCATATTCAACATATTTGGCAGCCTGTTCGGCCGGTGATGCATCCATGCTAATATCGCCTTTTGAAGGCGAAGCCCGCTTGAATTCGGCAATGATGCTCAAATGTTCGGCTGCTTCAAGTCTGGAAATGAGAGACCGTTTTGGTGTTTCAGGGATCTCAGGCAGCCCAAAAGCTTTCAGCCTTGCAACTTCCCGTTTTTTTTCTTCGATAATTTTATCTAAAATGGTCGCCATCTTATATCACCTCTTGTTTGAACTTGCTGCCGGCGTTAACCAGGAGTTCAAGCTTCTCCAGTGCAGCACCGCTGTCAATGCTTACTGCAGCAAGCTTGATTCCCTCCTG is a window from the Bacillus infantis NRRL B-14911 genome containing:
- the trpC gene encoding indole-3-glycerol phosphate synthase TrpC — protein: MATILDKIIEEKKREVARLKAFGLPEIPETPKRSLISRLEAAEHLSIIAEFKRASPSKGDISMDASPAEQAAKYVEYGADAISVLTDTSFFKGSFEDLAAVRGAVDVPILCKDFMIDNIQIAKAKSAGADIILLIAAALGEGQMNELYQYASSLDLEVLVEVHNEGEAERAIAAGSRLIGVNNRDLRTFNVNLSVTESLAPAIRESGAFLISESGMKTVEDAKRAVSAGAGGILVGETFMKASDLESSLSGMKLPLKEVRIP
- the trpB gene encoding tryptophan synthase subunit beta, which gives rise to MTAVYTMPDEKGHFGIYGGRYVPETLMQAVTELEEEYKKALQDESFTKELNSLLKDYVGRETPLYFAENLTKHAGGAKIFLKREDLNHTGAHKINNTIGQALLAVRMGKKKIVAETGAGQHGVATATVCALLNLECVIYMGEEDIRRQALNVFRMELLGAKVVGVSSGSSTLKDAVNEALRYWVANVSDTHYILGSVMGPHPFPMIVRDFQSVIGAETKQQYLEKEGKLPDAVVACIGGGSNSMGMFYPFIKDKSVRMYGVEAAGLGVDTGNHAASLTKGKPGVLHGALMYLLQDEDGQIQEAHSISAGLDYPGVGPEHSYLKDTGRAVYESITDEEALEALKLLCRLEGIIPALESAHAVAFALKLAGTMNNSEGIAVCLSGRGDKDVETVKARLGGKKDE
- a CDS encoding methyltransferase domain-containing protein, which encodes MFNILARQFENPKGMLGKLAGKIMYSENRTINSWTAKKLNIKNKDRILEVGYGPGYCIKYIMNRFRCVYIDGVDLSPDMAASAEKRNNEWIDEGRVRLFTGDIHSIASDLDTYHKIVSINNYPLWTKPRETLGMLYEITEAGGEIAITVQPREKDADTLITKNLAKVIEADLASAGYEEIQASFKDVQPVLAVCVTAKKGRQ
- the trpA gene encoding tryptophan synthase subunit alpha; translated protein: MNRIEKVFRLLKEKEEKAFIPYIMAGDGGLATLGDKITFLEKCGATAVEVGIPFSDPVADGPVIEKAGIRSLKEGTTLKTVLETLKTIRPIVHIPIIIMTYVNPVMAYGIERFTMEASKAGVDGLILPDLPPEEEDLIAPHAERDGLEIIRLATLTSPIERIQQISEKGNGFLYAVTVKGTTGARRDFSGELQEHLQKVKSVSRLPVLAGFGISTPEHVKAMNQICDGVIVGSKIVQLFEENNLEEIEKLIKASKKENAFQP
- a CDS encoding YeiH family protein; translation: MAIAIAAAAKFLGGIFPLVGGILFAILIGAALRNTAGINPVFEQGLTLTVKRLLKAAVVLLGAGLNIFDIFEIGRQSLLIIFVSVCSGILLTLWFGHFLKLGKTLSLLIGVGASICGATAISAVKGLLGAKDDETAYAISTIVFFNLIAFFLYPIIGHVFHMNEQAFGIWAGTAVHDTSSAIAVGYVYGNEAGEVATTVKLGRTIFLLPLILILPILMGTADKSSRAGSFKKAFPWFIVWFLAVSMLNSFGAFPAAVQDLLSSISKFVIIMVMAAVGLQTDLKQFAKLGVMPLLTGLFASAAVSLISFGLVYWLIL
- a CDS encoding phosphoribosylanthranilate isomerase, with product MKVKICGITDLENGLYAAKSGADALGFVFAESRRRIAPEEAAEIIAKLPGGPLKIGVFVNESKEIIEKTAEIAGLDMVQLHGDETPEFCAGINLPVIKALSVQGEEDLARIAEYPCDYILLDSPKGKYRGGNGIAFDWSILEGRDFGGKKVILAGGLNPENAREAIRKAAPFMADVSSGVEKDGKKDPALIAEFIAEAKNALKNEEELK
- a CDS encoding MBL fold metallo-hydrolase, with product MEQQKTYVEKHRIAENVYVYRTAIANIAFLTGLGPKGRDWILVDAGVPLSGGFIIRFAEKMFGRESRPLAVLMTHAHFDHIGGLRAILSKWDVPVYAHRAELPYLTGKETYPPADPAVGRGLMALISPLYPRRPIDIGESAKELPEDASLPGLPGWRWIHTPGHTPGHVSFFRDDDGVLLAGDAFITVKQESLMAVMSQAKEIHGPPAYFTPDWDTAGQSIRKLAALNPKAALTGHGQPFYGKELTEGLEKLTKGHETFVVPKQGKYVH
- a CDS encoding ABC transporter ATP-binding protein: MFIDVQSVNKQYFDKNGMAADVLKDINLSIEKGQFISILGPSGCGKSTLLNIVAGLTSATSGSVLIDQQKVTKPGRDRGMVFQQAALFPWLNVLENVTFPLKKEMSKSAAKETALRYLQMVQLGKYPGHYPHELSGGMQQRVSIARALAMNPEILLMDEPFGALDEQTRSRLHQQLEKIWMETKKTILFVTHSISESIKLSDRIIVMGTKPGTILQDITVDLPRPRDQYKKEMLEIEDHIMSYLKKEIDKVVSEELANETSN
- the cdaS gene encoding sporulation-specific diadenylate cyclase CdaS produces the protein MDSVKYSEKHYRSDLARYFRDIEGQLGTVETTMKELDCCILTEFEKLQKLVADAQNLASTYYLQTFLSPFSKEYAGISLAAQRLSEKRHGALIVVQREESLAAFLHNGVPVTANVSPILIETIFYPGNPLHDGAMLIEKDKIISAGNILPVADTELQGKKVGTRHRAAMGLSAQTDALVIVVSEETGRISFSVKGKLYSIKN
- a CDS encoding ABC transporter permease gives rise to the protein MKPAIKRIIFFAMVIGLWELGSRMGLWLPTILPSPTDVFQSLVTGISDKTLLYDLAASFRRLLIGLGISLVLGSALGILLAKSKTADETLGTVILALQSVPSIVWLPLAIMWFGLNEVSVIFVVILGGTFVMTLNMRVGIKNVSPLFIRAAQTMGSSGIDLFTRVIFPASIPYVVTGARLAWAFAWRALMAGELLSTGPGLGYTLRYASDFGDMSLVIAVMIIIGVIGSIVDQLIFQRIEKSVLERWGLENNK
- a CDS encoding manganese catalase; the encoded protein is MFYHIKELQYQAKPDRPDPLFAKKLQEVLGGQFGEISVALQYLFQGWSVRGNGKYKDLLMDTGTEELAHIEMLATMIARLLDGAPVGDLEDAAKDPIMAAILGGMNPQHAIVSGLGAMPADSVGNRWTADYIIASGNLLADFRANLNAESQGRLQAVRLYETTNDRGVKDMLSFLIARDTMHQNQWIAAIKELEAAEGGIVVPVSFPKELEKRQVSYTLFNFSQGNQSAEGRWAQGVSMDCQGTFNYVENPQPFGKAPKLKPAPPYIHDTPPAALKANPANIPPSMC
- a CDS encoding aliphatic sulfonate ABC transporter substrate-binding protein codes for the protein MKKKAFIFMASLLTAAGILSGCGSSENSSGSKEKIVIGYFPNINHVPAMVAKDQGFFQKRLGDGTTIEYKTFADGGQFMTALKTGDLDAGLVGPGPAMNNYSTGADVKLIAGASTGGTVVLASKDSGIKTAADFAGKTYITPAVGCTHDVQYETYLEESGITSERIGGTMKHLTGNPAQYANMLKSGKIDVAVAPEPWAAVIEEETDANVVIGWDEVAFGETLPASVMVTSGKAIEDNPEVIQKIVEAHKDAVKYITENPEQAKEITIKDIKEVTGQELEKSVVDKAWERIGFTYEVDEDTVQAFADSSYALKFLKEKPDFSNFIDKEFIN